The following coding sequences lie in one Heyndrickxia oleronia genomic window:
- a CDS encoding MDR family MFS transporter, with the protein MVVKQNRNSGIQTTNQITGKRKWWALATVMMTMFFSSMNQTVVSTAIPTIIGDLNGFELYAWIFSAFMITSAVTVPIYGKLSDVYGRKPFYIFGLIMFAVGSAVSGLAQNMLMLIIARAIQGIGAGAMMSMPRATIGDIFNPKERGRWMGVIGAVFGLSSILGPTIGGWITDEWGWRWVFYVNLPFAVLALIGVLFALPKVRTSEQASIDWIGSFLLVLGLLPILLGFTWAGSKYDWSSPVEISLFGAGIIILILFYIYERKAANPVIDTKLFKNQIFSTSLILGIFVAMGMFGATMFLPLFVQGVVGLDAQSSGLVMSPMMISFIVGSVVSGQIMSRTGKYKKLSHISAILMAVGLFLFTQMDVNTTYPTVIINMIVLGLGIGSLMPLLNIAVQNAFPYKMMGTVNATQQFVSSLGGVIASPIFGSILNNGFADKLETSLPKQLMQMKEKMGDVNPQALLTKEAQEALATNFKKLGDAGIELYNSFLHAVKVSLTTGVHHLFIVAVVFGCLTFIGTFFLPEIGLKDDDYFAEANKDTASTEKAN; encoded by the coding sequence ATGGTTGTCAAACAAAATCGTAATTCTGGTATACAAACAACCAACCAGATTACAGGTAAAAGAAAGTGGTGGGCACTTGCAACAGTTATGATGACAATGTTTTTCTCATCCATGAATCAAACTGTTGTTTCAACTGCAATACCTACCATTATTGGAGACTTAAATGGATTTGAATTGTATGCATGGATATTTAGTGCATTTATGATTACTTCAGCAGTAACGGTACCTATCTATGGTAAATTATCCGATGTATACGGTAGAAAACCTTTCTATATCTTCGGTCTTATCATGTTTGCTGTTGGTTCTGCAGTGTCAGGATTAGCACAAAATATGCTTATGTTAATTATTGCACGTGCCATTCAGGGAATTGGTGCTGGTGCGATGATGAGTATGCCACGTGCAACAATTGGCGATATCTTTAATCCAAAAGAACGTGGACGTTGGATGGGAGTTATCGGTGCAGTCTTTGGACTCTCTAGTATTCTAGGACCAACAATAGGAGGATGGATTACAGATGAATGGGGTTGGCGTTGGGTATTTTATGTCAACTTACCTTTTGCAGTCCTTGCCTTAATTGGGGTTCTTTTTGCTTTACCAAAAGTACGAACAAGTGAGCAAGCAAGCATCGATTGGATTGGTTCGTTCTTACTTGTACTTGGTCTTCTTCCAATTCTCCTTGGATTTACATGGGCGGGTAGTAAATACGATTGGAGTAGCCCAGTTGAAATATCTCTATTTGGTGCAGGTATTATTATACTCATTCTATTTTACATTTATGAACGAAAAGCGGCCAACCCGGTTATCGATACGAAGCTCTTTAAAAACCAAATATTTAGCACATCTTTAATTCTTGGAATATTCGTTGCGATGGGGATGTTTGGTGCAACAATGTTTTTACCTCTATTCGTTCAAGGTGTAGTTGGTCTTGATGCACAAAGCAGTGGTCTTGTTATGTCACCTATGATGATCAGTTTTATTGTAGGTTCAGTTGTCTCTGGTCAAATTATGTCTCGGACTGGTAAATATAAAAAGCTGTCCCATATTAGCGCAATATTAATGGCGGTAGGTTTATTTTTATTTACACAAATGGATGTTAATACAACATATCCAACCGTTATTATCAATATGATTGTGCTTGGATTAGGGATTGGCTCCTTAATGCCATTATTGAACATTGCCGTTCAAAATGCATTTCCGTATAAGATGATGGGAACTGTTAACGCAACACAGCAATTCGTCTCATCCCTTGGTGGAGTAATTGCTTCCCCGATATTTGGATCAATTTTAAATAATGGTTTTGCAGATAAACTAGAAACTTCATTACCTAAGCAATTGATGCAGATGAAAGAGAAAATGGGTGATGTAAATCCTCAAGCACTATTAACAAAGGAAGCTCAAGAGGCACTTGCTACGAATTTCAAAAAATTAGGTGATGCTGGTATCGAGCTATATAATAGCTTCTTACATGCGGTTAAAGTTTCACTTACTACTGGTGTACATCACCTGTTCATCGTCGCTGTCGTATTTGGATGCCTTACCTTTATTGGTACGTTCTTCCTACCGGAAATCGGGTTAAAGGATGATGATTATTTTGCAGAGGCGAATAAGGATACTGCCTCTACCGAAAAAGCTAATTAA
- a CDS encoding GNAT family N-acetyltransferase, producing MDLFIRNAKQSDYESLLPLFRQVQEFHVFIRPDLYKENSTPIEQGFFESQLLDGKQHIFVATTGNDIVGVVVAKEEEVTENTFVKARKVLYIKSLCVVETQRKKGIGKKLIKYVFDFGKSLKVDCIELGVSEENTSAIEFYKSIGMKTKSRKMEIILN from the coding sequence ATGGATTTATTCATAAGAAACGCTAAACAAAGCGACTACGAATCATTGTTACCTTTATTTAGGCAGGTTCAAGAATTCCACGTTTTTATAAGACCAGATTTGTACAAAGAGAATTCCACTCCAATCGAACAAGGTTTTTTTGAAAGCCAACTACTTGATGGCAAACAGCATATTTTTGTCGCTACTACAGGCAATGATATAGTTGGCGTTGTAGTGGCAAAGGAAGAAGAAGTAACTGAAAATACTTTTGTTAAAGCGAGGAAAGTATTATATATAAAGAGTTTATGCGTTGTTGAAACACAGAGAAAGAAAGGTATTGGAAAAAAACTGATTAAATACGTTTTTGATTTTGGAAAAAGTCTCAAGGTTGATTGTATTGAATTGGGAGTATCCGAGGAAAATACATCTGCCATTGAATTTTATAAGTCAATTGGGATGAAAACGAAGAGTAGAAAAATGGAGATTATATTGAACTAA
- the sinI gene encoding DNA-binding anti-repressor SinI has product MEQMDDKEKKKRQNDQLDNEWVEMIKRAKCMGLSVQEVHAFLQEKKKISIH; this is encoded by the coding sequence ATGGAACAAATGGATGATAAAGAAAAAAAGAAGCGGCAAAACGATCAGTTGGATAATGAATGGGTTGAAATGATAAAAAGAGCAAAATGTATGGGGCTAAGTGTTCAAGAAGTACATGCTTTTTTACAAGAAAAAAAGAAAATTTCCATTCATTGA
- a CDS encoding 5-methyltetrahydropteroyltriglutamate--homocysteine S-methyltransferase has product MMTNSITLTKAPFRADHVGSLLRPDNLHRARNEYKEGKISYEQLRQVETNEIKRIIDKQIEIGLELVTDGEFRRTWWHLDFLEHFNGIEGYVPERGYQFQGVETEKYQIRNTGKITFPTDHPFIKDFLEFNDIVAGRAVAKQTIPSPNQLFHVGIRDEAIYPDIEEFAKDVIQAYRRAIQLFYDAGVRYLQLDDVYIAGLSAPNKVFEEGGYSREQYIDLALRVINGVLEGKPEDLVVTTHLCRGNYQSTWLFEGSYALIAPTLFVKEKVNGFFLEYDDERSGDFQPLEYIPREGARVVLGVVTSKNGEIEGKEAIIARINEAAKYVPLEQLCLSPQCGFASTHHGNKLTEEQQWKKLKFIVDVAKEVWG; this is encoded by the coding sequence ATGATGACAAATTCGATTACACTCACTAAAGCTCCATTCCGTGCTGATCATGTAGGTAGCTTATTAAGACCAGACAATTTACACAGAGCTCGTAATGAATATAAGGAAGGAAAAATTTCTTATGAACAATTACGCCAAGTAGAAACAAACGAAATTAAAAGAATAATAGATAAACAAATAGAAATTGGTTTAGAGTTAGTTACAGATGGGGAATTCCGACGTACGTGGTGGCACTTAGATTTCCTAGAACATTTTAATGGAATAGAAGGATATGTACCTGAAAGAGGATATCAATTTCAAGGTGTAGAGACGGAAAAATATCAAATTCGGAATACTGGAAAAATAACATTCCCTACTGATCATCCATTTATTAAAGATTTCCTCGAATTTAATGATATCGTAGCAGGAAGGGCAGTGGCCAAACAAACGATTCCGAGTCCAAATCAGCTTTTCCATGTTGGAATACGTGATGAAGCTATATACCCTGATATTGAGGAATTTGCGAAAGATGTCATTCAAGCCTATAGAAGAGCGATTCAATTATTTTATGATGCCGGGGTAAGGTATTTACAGTTAGATGATGTTTATATAGCAGGACTTTCAGCACCAAATAAAGTCTTTGAAGAAGGTGGATATTCAAGGGAGCAGTATATTGATTTAGCTTTACGTGTTATTAATGGTGTATTGGAAGGGAAACCAGAGGATTTGGTTGTAACTACCCATTTATGCAGAGGAAACTATCAATCTACTTGGTTATTTGAAGGAAGTTATGCGCTAATTGCTCCTACATTATTTGTTAAGGAAAAAGTTAATGGATTTTTCTTAGAATATGATGATGAACGCTCAGGAGATTTTCAGCCATTGGAATACATTCCTAGAGAAGGTGCGAGAGTTGTACTTGGTGTAGTCACTTCTAAAAATGGAGAGATAGAGGGCAAGGAAGCAATTATAGCTCGTATTAATGAAGCAGCAAAATATGTTCCACTCGAACAATTATGCTTAAGTCCACAATGCGGTTTCGCCTCCACTCATCATGGAAATAAACTAACCGAAGAACAGCAATGGAAAAAATTAAAGTTTATAGTTGATGTGGCAAAAGAAGTATGGGGCTAA
- a CDS encoding cyclase family protein, translated as MSSELFKVIQFLKEKRWVDLTHTFGPDSPHFSAFDSADFQTLFTHDDGFFAQNFKFPGQYGTHIDAPIHFVRNARYLDELDLKELILPLIVIDKSKESALNHDFTLSVKDILAFEEEYGIIEEGTFVALRTDWSKRWPNIAEFNNQDSEGNNHAPGWSLDALEFLFKKRNIKAIGHETFDTDSSIDFKNNGALLAEYFVLDQDTYQIELLTNLDQVPAKGAVIINVVPKPEKASGFPVRSFAILP; from the coding sequence ATGTCAAGTGAACTTTTTAAAGTAATCCAATTTTTAAAGGAAAAGCGATGGGTTGATTTGACCCATACTTTTGGTCCAGACTCTCCACATTTTTCAGCATTTGATTCCGCAGACTTTCAAACACTATTTACTCATGATGATGGATTTTTTGCACAGAATTTTAAATTTCCAGGTCAGTATGGCACCCATATAGACGCACCGATTCACTTTGTTCGCAATGCAAGATATTTAGATGAGTTAGATTTAAAGGAGCTAATTTTACCGTTAATCGTTATTGACAAGTCAAAGGAATCAGCATTAAACCATGATTTTACCTTGTCAGTAAAAGATATACTAGCTTTTGAAGAGGAATATGGAATTATAGAGGAAGGTACATTCGTTGCCTTGCGTACAGATTGGAGTAAGAGATGGCCAAATATAGCAGAATTTAATAACCAAGATTCTGAAGGTAATAACCACGCCCCTGGTTGGTCACTCGATGCATTGGAGTTTTTATTTAAGAAAAGAAATATAAAGGCAATAGGACATGAAACATTTGATACTGATTCAAGTATCGACTTCAAGAATAATGGTGCGCTTTTAGCAGAATACTTTGTACTTGACCAAGATACATACCAGATAGAACTACTAACGAATTTGGATCAAGTACCTGCAAAAGGTGCAGTTATTATTAATGTTGTACCTAAACCTGAAAAAGCCTCAGGTTTTCCTGTACGATCATTTGCCATTTTACCATAA